The Leptospira harrisiae sequence CATTCGGATACGTGGTATTTTTGTTTCTGAGATTTGGTTTTTCTTGTGAAATCCTTCCGAATATTTTTATCCAAAATGGAAATTGTATTGTATCTATTTCATCTTGAATCCAGATTCCGATTGGTTCCCAAATTTTTATAATTTTGTTTGTGTTCAGATAGTTCGAAAAATCAACAAAATCAGATATCCAATAACAGGTGGCAAATTTTGGGTAGAGTCTAAAAGCATATTGATTTGCATCGGAATAATTAGTTCCACCACCTTTTGATTGTTTTGCTATATTTGCAAATGCTGTAAAAACATCTGCTTCAGTTTTTAGCCATTTCCCTGGAGACTGGCAAGTGTCAGAAAATGTTACAAGTAAGATTCTGTTTCCTAGTTTGATATGAAATAATGCTAAAAATAAAGTAATTTGAAATGCTGTCTCTTTTTTTGAATCGCACATTGAATCACTTCTGTCATAAAAGAGTATAATCGAGGCATCTCGCTCTTCGTAATATTCCTTTGTATAAAGTTCGCCTGTCCTTGAAGTTACATTCCAGTCGATGTAACGAATATCATCTCCAAAATGATAGTTTCGTACTTCTTTGAAATCCAAACCACGACCTCTCTCGGTCATTGGCAGAAAACCTTGCCTAGTTGATGAAAACTTTTTTTTAGTTTCCCACTGCAAAACTTGGAGCATACGTTTCAGTTCTGGCAATAACATCTAAGGAACTTCCGTAACAGATAGGATTCGTTTGATAATTGAATCTGTGCTGATATCCTCGCTTATAGCATCTATGGTTAAGTGGAGTCTATGTTTTACAATTTCGGAAAAAAAGCGTTGGATGTCTTCAGGGATTACAAAATCTCTACCTTCCAAAAGAGCATTGATTCGACTCACTTTTAGCATCGCAAGACTTGCTCTTGGGCTAACTCCACGTTGGATAAAAGTTTTTAATTCATTGTCGATTGTGGTTTGTGGTCGTGTGTTTCTTGTTAAGTTAACTATATAAGCTTGTAGTTTTGGTTCAACGTATACTTGATTTGAAATTTCTGAAATCTTTTGGATTTCTTTAGGTTTCATTACCTTTTTTGTCTTTTTCTTTGCTGAGTTTAAATTTCCATGTTGGTTTAAGATCGCAACTTCATCCTCCATTGATGGATAAGTGACAATTACTTTGAACAAAAAACGATCCAATTGTGCTTCGGGAAGGGGATAAGTTCCTTCCTGGTCGATGGGGTTTTGTGTTGCGATTACAAAAAATGGAGGCTCAAGGTCAAATGTTTCATCCGCTATCGATACTTGTCTTTCTTCCATACACTGTAATAATGCTGATTGAACCTTGGCCGGAGCTCTGTTGATTTCATCAGCTAATAGCACATTGGTGAAAACGGGACCTTTTCTGATTTCAAAGGAAGAGGTTTTCGGGTTAAAGATATTTGTTCCCGTTAGATCTGCTGGCAATAAATCTGGTGTGAACTGCACTCTCGAAAACTTTGCATCAATGATAGAAGCTAAGTTTTTGGCGACCAAGGTCTTTGCAAGTCCGGGCATTCCTTCTAATAGAATATGCCCATTAGCAACAAGTCCTACAAAAAGAGATTGGATGACATGATCCATCCCTGAAATAGATTCTGACAATTCCGACCTAAGTAATTTTACTTGGTCGGATATTTCTGTAATTTGTTCTTTGTTTATTTGCATTGTGATGGAGTCATTTTTGGCATTGGTTTATCAATCATATAGTATTCAGTTTTACCTCCAATGGTCCAACATCCCATTTTTCTTCCTTGAGGTTCCACTGGCCCCTTGCCTATTTCTTTTCCTTCTTCTGAATATTCGGTTGCATCTTCTGTAGATCGAATGACCATACGTTTTTTCCCTGAAGGATAAAAGTATGTATACGGAATGCTTGGTTTATAGTTTAGTTTTAGATCTTGTGTTTCTTCGTCTATCTTTACTAGTGAAAAGAAAAATTTACCATCTCCAAGAATTTTACCAGTATTGTCATATACTCTAGCAGATTCCAACATACTTTCGTTTGCCATAATTCCGTGATAAGCTACTTGTCCATTTTTATAATAGAACTTCCATTCCCCGGTTCTTGTATGTTTTCTTGGACCAGTTCCAAATAGTTTTCCATCCGAGTAGTATTCTTTCCAAATTCCAGTTCTTTCATATTTAATGTCTAAGTTTTCAGAATTTTCTTTTTTGGAATAATTTCCTTCGGCAAGAATGTTTCCTTTTGCACCAAACATTTTCCATAAACCACTTCGGATGTCAGATGAATATGAACCTTGAGATTCCGCAGCCCCGTCTTTGTAATAGTTAATTTCTTGGCCATTCTTTAAGCCATTACTAAAGGAAACTTTTGTTTTTATTCCGTTCCCATCAGCACCAACGAAGTAATATGTCCACTCGCCGTCTTCTTCGTTATCTTTGAAGGATCCTTGTTCGACCCATTCCCCTTTGTTGTTTTTTCGATAATAAGGTCCATTTTTTTTATCATCAACATATGTTGTTTCAGATGTGACTGTTCCTTGTTTGTCAAAAGTTTTGGCAACTCCTTCCTTTTTTCCATCTACCCATGGTGTTTCAGCCAAAAATTTTTGCGGACTATCTGGATCAGGTTTTTTCCAAATACCGTTTTTTTTCCCGTCAACATATTCACCTACTTGGTCAAGTGTAGATTTGTATTTTGGATTTTCCGCTGTGGAACCAGGCTGTTCGAATTGAATGTATTCTTCCCAAGATCCATGTTTTGGGAGTGATTTAATTTTTGCAGGGGCAAACTTTGTTACTTGGTCGTCCGTACACTTTGTCCCTCCACACTCTGCCTTCACTTCACCGATAGCACGAATTCCGCCAGAGTTTTTAAATCTTTCAGTTCTGATCCATTTGCCTTTTGTTAATTTTAACTCAAACTCCTGGTCGCCTGATCCGTCTTTTATGGAAGCACCTGAACATTGTATGAGTAATGTAGTGATGAGTAAGTAAAGAAGTTTCGATTTCATGTTTCTATCCTATCAAAGAGATGTGCACGTTTCAATTTATTTACTGATAATAATTCATTCGCAATCGCAATTTTTCCGCCTGTTAATTTATCAGAAAAAAATCGTGGAGGAAGAATGTGGAAGGCGCCCTCCCCTTTTACGTATAAAATTTCACCGTCAAGTGAAGTGAGTTCACATTCTAAGAATACTTTTCGTTTTGCTTTTTTGATTGGCCAAGCACGTATTAGTAGTTCTTTTTCTACTGGAGTTGCTTTGTGAAATTTAAAACTCATTGTGTCGGTCATAACTATATAACCTAAATGGAAACAAAGCCCACCCATTGCCTCATCTAAAACTGTTGATAATATGCCTCCATGAACAAAGCCGGGTGCACCATTATACATTCTTTTGAAACTATAAGTAAAGTTTACTTCCCCGGTTTCGTCGTGAAATGTAAAATCCGCTACGAGCCCTAATGGATTTTCTTTTCCACATCCGAAGCACGTATCATGATGGATTTCATATCCATGTTTGGAAGGATTTTCTATAGGTTTGTTCATTCATAGTCCTTGGTTTTTTATTTTAAAAAATCGATGATGGCAGCAGAAACTTCTTCAGGAGAATCCATATGCAAATGGTGCCCTCCTGGCAAAATGACTTCCTTTATATTTTTAACAGCATCTTTTCTATTTTTATATTTTTCGGCGATTGGAAATCCTGATCTATCACCTAATATCAGTAAAGTTGGACAGTCGATTCTTTTGCAGAATGATTCAATTTGTTCTTCCGTATAACGAAAGAAAGAATTATAATGTAGTCTTAAATCTCTTCTTGGTTTAAACCCGTTTTGTGTTTTTTCAATCCCTCGTTCCATAAGAATTTCTGCTGATTCTTTTTTCATATCTCCAGCTTTCATTCGAACTCCCACTGCTGACTCCATATCAGGAAAGTAAGTTTCTTTTTTCCCTCTCGGATGAAGTATCTGTTTGATTGCTTCTGTAAGTATTTCTGGCGCAGATTCTGAAAGGTTTGTCAATGGGCCAAGTGATTCGATAAGTACTAATTTTTTGATTTTTAAAAGATTTGTTCCGGCAACTAACGTAGAGACAGCTGCACCCATTGAGTGTGCCATCAAAATAAAATTTTCTAGACCTAGCGCTTGGGCGATGGACACAACTTCCAAAGTGTATTCCGCAAAATAGTAAACTGTGTTTTCTGGTTTGTGACTAGATTTCCCATGTCCTGGAAAATCAATAGATATAAAGCGGTAGTTTGGAAAATATTTTGCAAGAGGCGCAAAACTATTTGCATTATCTAACCAACCGTGAAAAGCAAGGATTGGTATTCCTTGAGGATTCCCCCACTCAACTCCCTCGATGGTGTGGAATTTTGTGCGAATAGATATGGGCAACATAACCTAAGGCTTTTGGATTCCGTCCGATTGTAAACATTTATCTTTTGGATTTAGGCTTGATTCTTTTTTACTTTTTTAATTGAATTTGTTCATGAGTCGTTTTCTTTTTCTAACCTTTGTTTTTTCTTTTGGAATACTGCTAGCTGCAGAAATCAAACCCAAGTCTACTTGTAATAGTTTAACTGATTGTGAAGAAAAGGCGGGATCTACTGAGATTCACAGAAAAAAAATTAGCCTATTGAGTTTTGGTATTTCTGAATATGCCAGCAGTGCTACGATCCGTGACCTAATTCCATTGTATTTAAAACGGGTGAAGTCCATAATTTTGGAAGCTAATGGGGAGACTGGGTATAAAGGAGAAATTGTATTGAAAGTGACTCACAAACCTGAATACAAAATGACTCAACTCAAAAAAGCTGAAGAAGACATTAGTTTTCTTGAAGCCAACCAGAATTATTTATCCAAGGAAGAATCGAAAGAGTTGGAAAATTTAAAAGTTTTGTTAGGTGAATCAAAGTAAATGAGTCGAATTACAGTTGTTTTATTCTTATCTTTTTTAACCTGTGCACAACTCTCTCGTGAAGAACAATTCCGAGTTGAATGCGAAACCACTAGAAAAAGAAGTTACCTCTTTATGTTACCCATTTTAGAAAGACATACAACGGGAGGAAATACGGAACAAAACAGCTTGGTATGGATTGGAAATACTGAAATTGCCTATAAAAAATGTATGTCCGAAGCAGATAAAAATAAATTCAATCTAAGATCGAATTGAAAGTTCATCCATTTCTTCTTGGATTAGTCTTGATCCTGCACGGAACGTTAAGTAACTCCATACCCAACTAAGTAAGGTACTTACTTTGTTTTTAAATCCAACTTGATAAACGAGGTGGACAAACAACCATCCAAGCCAGCCAAAAATTCCTTTTAGTCGAATTTTTCCGAATTCAGCAACTGCATCGGTTCTTCCTATGGTTGCCATATTTCCTTTGTCAAAATAATGAAATGGAGAAATCATTTTCTTTTTTTCAGTTGATTCAATAACTTTTGCAACGTATCTCCCTTGTTGCATGGCTACAGGTGAAACTCCTGGTAATGGCCTAGTTAGTCCTGTGCTGTAATTTGCTGCATCGCCTATAACGAATACTTCTGGATATTCAGAAGTTCTGCAGTATTCATCTACTATAATCCTGTTCGCCTTATCTTTGTTAACTGGTAGATTTTTGGCAAGTTCTGAACCTTCCACTCCAGCTGCCCAAATCACAGTTTTTGATTCGATCGTTCTGTCTTTGAGGACAACACCAGTATCCGTGATGTCTAAAACTGGCGAATTTGTAAGAACTTCCACACCCCTATTCTCTAATTTTTCTTTAGTGAACTTGCTAGATTTTTCACTGAATGCAGTAAGTAGTCTAGGTCCAGCTTCAATGAGTGTCACCTTAGTCATTCCGGAATCAATATTTCTGAAGTCTTTTCTGATAATATTGTGTGATAGTTCTGCTATTGAGCCAGCAAGTTCAACACCCGTAGGACCACCGCCAATGATTACGTAATGCATAAAACTTTTTGCCTTTTCATAATTTCCGATTAATTCGGCTTGTTCAAAGGAAAGTAATATTCTTCTTCGGATAGCCAGTGCATCTTTGAGATTTTTGAGTCCTAGTGTTTTTTCTTTCCAACTATTGTTTCCAAAATAGCTAGTCCTTGCTCCTGTAGCTAAAATTAAATAGTCATAGGATTCTGAATTATTTTGAAATTTGACTTTTCTGTTTTTAAAGTCGACCTCAGTCACATCACCTAATAAAATTTTTACATTTTTATATTTAGTAGTAATAGATCTAGAGGGGATGGCAATGTCAGCTGGCGACAAAACTGCAGTGGCAACTTGGTATAAAAGAGGTTGGAAAAGATGGTGATTTTTTTTATCAACTACGGTAATTTCAAAAGAACTCTTGTTTGCAAGTGATTTGATTACCTGTAATCCGCCAAATCCAGCTCCAATGATTAAGATTTTTTTCTTTATTTGAGGCATTCTTCTACTCCTAAAAAATTTAGAAACCCAATGGAGCAGTCTTCCACAAGATCCTGGACCAACTCAAAAGCTGTTTCGTTTTTATAGTATGGATCTGGGACAATGGGCGGTCCTTTATCGCTTCTAAATTGACCAAACAGAAATAATTTCTCACGGATTCTAAGGTCATTTGTTAGACTGATTACATCTTGAAAGTTGTTCTCGTCCATAACCAATAAATAGTCAAAATAAGTTAAATCTTTCTTATTCAGTTTTCTTGATCTATGTGTTAAGTTGATTCCTCTTTTTTCTGCAATTTTACGCGTTCTAGGGTCAGCTAAGTCACCGTCATGATAACCTGAAGTCCCGCATGAATCTATCTCGAAGAATTCTGTTAAGTTTTTTGATTTTACTAAATTGTTAAATGCACCTTCAGCTGCTGGTGAACGGCAGATATTTCCTAAACATATAAAGAGTATTTTGATTTTTTGTTTCATTTAATTGAGGTAATAGATATATTTTTTCCCAACTTCTTTTAACCACTTCTCAGCCATTTTGTAATTTGGGTTTTGAGATTCTACAATCTTCCAAAATTTCGAAGAATGGTTATGTTCAATTGTATGTGCTATTTCATGTAATACTATATATTCAATGATTTGGTCTGGACAATGTACCAAACTAAGGTTCAATGAAATTTGGTTTCTAGAGTTACAACTTCCCCAAAGTGATCTCATTGGTTTTATCGAAATTTTTGTTACTTTAGTGTTTAAAGATTGGGTTATGCTTTGGACCATGGGTTCGATTTTTTTAAATAACAAGTCTCGAAAAGTCTGTTTTCCTTTTTGTATTTGTGACTTTTCACTGTTCGTTTTCGGAATTAGAATGGTCTCTCCGGGAACGCTAAATTTTCCTTTGGGCGCTAGTTGGATTGTCGTCAAATTTCCGAATAGATGTGTTATTTCGTTATTTTCGAATTTTAACTTTTTGGGGATGTCCTTTGGAAGTTGTTTTAGTTTGGTAAGAATCCATTCTCTTTTTTCTGAAAGGAATTCATCTAATTGTTTTTTGGATACTTTTGCAGGGTGTTTTAGTATAACTTTACCATTTTGATACACTACTAAAGATATATTTCCGCCTTTGCTGGGTTTTCGCTCTATTGTGATTTCTTCCATTATATGTTAAACTAAATTCACTATTCGGTATTTGTTTCTATTTTTTCTGCATTGCTTTTCGTTTGAAGCCAATCTATTTTATTTAAGGCTCCAATCTCAATGCTATAATCTTTGATATTGATATGTGATTTAAAGCCGCTGACTAAATTTGAAGCAATATCTTCGGCAGTTAAGCCACCTTGTGAAGTAAACCTACCTTCTGAAAAAAACCTGCGGTGATTAATTCTTAAGTAACTTAACCAAGTGGAATTAATTTTATATCCGACTTCAACTTTTGAAGCCCAGCCGATGCCATAATTCTCTGAGAAAAAATTGATGGATCTTTGTACGTGAAAATCTCTTGTTTTGATCCTTCCGATTGATGGCATAAAACTTAGATCAAGATAAAAATCACCTGATGAATAACGGTATCCGCCCCCGAAAAAAAACTCCCATAGATCGTTTGAAAAACTAAGACCATTCCCAATCGGGCCATAGAAAACGGGGCTCGTATCTATAAACTGATTTACGTCATAGAATAAATATTTGAAGTATGAGTACCTTGCGCCGGTGGAAAAGAAAAAACCTGACCCATTGGCCCAATAATTAGGATTTGCATTTTGGAAATAATAGCGACCATAAACTTCAGCTTTGTTTTCGTAAACGGTAGATTTTCCTTTGCCATCAGCGAAGTTACGGCTTCCTGAATAGATTGTTGCAGAATCTCTGTAACTCCATTCTCGTGTGGCAATTTTAGTGCCATTTTCTGTTGAAACAGATCCTAGTACAAAATCTTCATCTCTCGCTTCGCCAGATTTTTGATACCAAATAGTGGTTTTTAATGAACCACTGATTTCCCATCGCTCTTTTGTGAAAATTCCTTGGATTCCGAATAAAGGAAATGTTCTTGGAAAGCTGATTCTTGAGCCACCTCGTATTCCCGATAGATTTGGATACTTATTTCCTGTTTCGAAAATATACTCACCGCCTGATCTTTCTACTGTTGGTCCCCAGATTACTTCTGCAGAAACTGAAGAAAGACTCAGGAATAAAAAAAGTGTAGGTATGTGGAAAAATTTAGGCACCAACGTAGGTTCTATTCCACCTATAAGTTGTAAATTCCTAAATTATAACTTCAGGAGGGATCGATTGATGCTTCATTATGATTCGAATTGTCTGACGACTTGTCTCTTAGGGGTGAAATGATTTCACCCCTAAGAGACATAATTAAATTGACACTCTAGACGGAGCTAACATCATTTATGTAGGTTATGGGCAAATCAGATCCAATATTGACTGAAGAAGAAGCGGGTAAGTTTGTTGGTTTGAATTCGGAAGAATTCACTGCCAAGGCATCTGCCCTAAAGATTCCTGGATGGAAATCGGGTGAATTTAGACAATCTGTCCTACTTAAATACTTTGAACCAACTGATTCCGATGGTTTCGATAGTCATGTGATTGCTATTTCGAATCAAAAAGGAGGGGAGGGAAAAACCACGATAAGTTTGTATTTGGCTGAGGCACTTGCTGAAAATCATAAAGTGCTTTTGGTTGATTGGGATCCGCAAGCAAATGCTACTCAACTTTTTTTAAAAGATGATGTTCCTTCGGTTATGGACTATCTAGGGTATAGAGGAAAAAAAGCGCGAAATATTGAACCAGCGATTAAGGCTATTGGGGAAAATTTTGATTTACTACCTTCTACTTTGGAACTTGCAAATTTAACCACGCCATATGAAAGAGATGATTTTGAATTATTGAAAGAAGCCATTCTCCCTCTCCGGTCACGTTATGAGTATATAATTATAGATTGTCCACCATCACTTGGACTTATTCTCGAAAATGCGCTTATTTGTGCTGACTATATACTTGTTCCTATTCAAACACGAGCTTTTAGTTTGCAAGGGATTAAAGATTTGTATGAAACAATTCAAAAGATCCAGAGGAAAGCAAACCAAAGGTTAAAGTTGCTTGGTGCAGTTTTGAATCAGTATGAAGGCCAAAAGGCGCTTGCTGGATTAGCGGAAGGGGTAAAAAAATATTTTCCTGTTTTTGAAACAGTCATTCAGAGGCGCGAAGCAATCCCTCAGGCCCAGGCAAAGATGTCACTTCTTGCTAAAATTGATTTAGCAACTATGAAAAATTTTAGAGAACTTGCAATAGAGGTTAAAAACAAAATCGATGTCCAAAAAAACTGAATTTCAAGCTTTAGATCTAATCTCTGCCTACTCTGAAAAGAAAAAAAATCCGTCTCATTTAGAGTTAAGCCAGATTTTTCCAAATCCAACCCAACCACGGTTGATTGGCCGAGAAGACACAACCGACCTGTTACCTTCAATGGAAAGATTAGGATTGATTGAACCAATACTTGTTCGAAAGGATAAGGGAAAATACCTGATCGTCGCTGGAGAACGCCGATACCGAGCTGCCATCAAATTGGGTTGGAAAGAGATTCCTGCAATCATTACTGATGCAAATGAGGATGTTTGTTATGAAATGTCTCTTGCTGAAAACGAAAAGAGAAAGAATTTAAATCCTTGGGAAGTTGGAAAAGCAATTCAGTTCTTACGTAAAGAAAAACGCAAAACTGCCGAAGAAGTTTCGGAATTGTTGGGTTACAGTGGAAGGTATGTCAAACAACTTAGTAGTATCGCTCGATTGGATCAAAAATCAGTGATGGAACTAATGATTAGTGGAAAACCACTCTCAGTGAAAAATCTAGAAGAATTACTAAAACGTAAAGAAAACAGAGGGGGTGAAATGATTTCACCCCGGATTGGACCAGGCCGTATTAGTATCAATGTAGGCAAACTTAGTGGAAAAGTGAGAGATAACTTTTTGAAAGAACTAACCTTGCTCAAAAAAAAATACGGAATAAACGAATAGAGGAAAAATGAAATCAATTTTAAAACTTAAAACGATAGACGATATCGAGAGAGAGTTATCAATCATTGTTGCCTGTGAAAAAAAACAAAAGGCAGATATTAGTTTAAGTCAGGTGTATGATTTCTTAGCAGAATCAATAGAGTTATCAATTCAGAGAATTGGCACGACAAGTAAGAGGAATACGATCAATAAATTATTGGGTAAATATAAATTTGCAAAACTAATTTCTAAGGGAAATTATACAAAGGCCAATCAAATTCCAGGTTTCCCGTCGAAAGATTTGGGGGATGCTGATTCGGCTCTATTGCGATTAAAAACTTCATTAACTGCTTTTAAACTACATTCAGGACCCTTCGCTGAACATTCGGTTTTTGGTGAATTAGATAAAAAACAATGGGAGCGAGTCCATGGAATTCTTGCCGTTTTTTTATTTGGTTACATTCAGTTATTTGGGGATGAAAAGTTAAGATTTGTCAAAGATAGAGAACAAAGAAAGGAAAAGTCTTTCTCCGAGAAAAAACACCATCATCCCCAGAAGAAAAAGGAAGATCGAGATACGAAGCCGAACGGTCATAATAATCGTAAATGGAAAAACAAAAAAAAACCTCATCACAAGGGAAATAAAAACCAAGGTGGGCCTAAATGAAAATTTGTTTAGTTGCTGGTAGCCATAGAAAGAATTCCCAATCCTTAAAAGTTGGAAAATTTTTAGTTAAATCTTTGGAATCAAAAGGTATCGAAACAATACTTTTAGATTTAGGTGGTAACCCACTTCCTCTTTGGGAACCAGGGATGTGGGAAAAAGACTCTGAAATAAAAAAGTTTTGGACAACGTATAACAATGGATTAGGTAGTGCCGATGCATACGTTTTTCTTTCCCCTGAATATGCAGGTATGGCCAGCCCAGCATTAAAGAATTTTTTTCTCTATTTATCGAGTGGAGACCTTTCACATAAACCTGGACTAATCATCACAGTTTCTAGTGGAATGGGTGGAAGTTATCCAAATGCAGAACTTAGAATGTCAAGTTATAAAAACACTCGTATTGTTTATCTTCCTGATCATGTCATAGTGCGCCATGTTGAATCTGTATTGAACACGGACACACCAGAAGGT is a genomic window containing:
- a CDS encoding DUF1569 domain-containing protein, which translates into the protein MKSILKLKTIDDIERELSIIVACEKKQKADISLSQVYDFLAESIELSIQRIGTTSKRNTINKLLGKYKFAKLISKGNYTKANQIPGFPSKDLGDADSALLRLKTSLTAFKLHSGPFAEHSVFGELDKKQWERVHGILAVFLFGYIQLFGDEKLRFVKDREQRKEKSFSEKKHHHPQKKKEDRDTKPNGHNNRKWKNKKKPHHKGNKNQGGPK
- a CDS encoding PaaI family thioesterase, giving the protein MNKPIENPSKHGYEIHHDTCFGCGKENPLGLVADFTFHDETGEVNFTYSFKRMYNGAPGFVHGGILSTVLDEAMGGLCFHLGYIVMTDTMSFKFHKATPVEKELLIRAWPIKKAKRKVFLECELTSLDGEILYVKGEGAFHILPPRFFSDKLTGGKIAIANELLSVNKLKRAHLFDRIET
- a CDS encoding NADPH-dependent FMN reductase, coding for MKICLVAGSHRKNSQSLKVGKFLVKSLESKGIETILLDLGGNPLPLWEPGMWEKDSEIKKFWTTYNNGLGSADAYVFLSPEYAGMASPALKNFFLYLSSGDLSHKPGLIITVSSGMGGSYPNAELRMSSYKNTRIVYLPDHVIVRHVESVLNTDTPEGKDDEYIRLRLNYVLNVLLEYAKALNQVRQSGVIDLKTYPFGL
- a CDS encoding M48 family metallopeptidase yields the protein MEEITIERKPSKGGNISLVVYQNGKVILKHPAKVSKKQLDEFLSEKREWILTKLKQLPKDIPKKLKFENNEITHLFGNLTTIQLAPKGKFSVPGETILIPKTNSEKSQIQKGKQTFRDLLFKKIEPMVQSITQSLNTKVTKISIKPMRSLWGSCNSRNQISLNLSLVHCPDQIIEYIVLHEIAHTIEHNHSSKFWKIVESQNPNYKMAEKWLKEVGKKYIYYLN
- a CDS encoding putative porin; protein product: MPKFFHIPTLFLFLSLSSVSAEVIWGPTVERSGGEYIFETGNKYPNLSGIRGGSRISFPRTFPLFGIQGIFTKERWEISGSLKTTIWYQKSGEARDEDFVLGSVSTENGTKIATREWSYRDSATIYSGSRNFADGKGKSTVYENKAEVYGRYYFQNANPNYWANGSGFFFSTGARYSYFKYLFYDVNQFIDTSPVFYGPIGNGLSFSNDLWEFFFGGGYRYSSGDFYLDLSFMPSIGRIKTRDFHVQRSINFFSENYGIGWASKVEVGYKINSTWLSYLRINHRRFFSEGRFTSQGGLTAEDIASNLVSGFKSHINIKDYSIEIGALNKIDWLQTKSNAEKIETNTE
- a CDS encoding NAD(P)/FAD-dependent oxidoreductase, with protein sequence MPQIKKKILIIGAGFGGLQVIKSLANKSSFEITVVDKKNHHLFQPLLYQVATAVLSPADIAIPSRSITTKYKNVKILLGDVTEVDFKNRKVKFQNNSESYDYLILATGARTSYFGNNSWKEKTLGLKNLKDALAIRRRILLSFEQAELIGNYEKAKSFMHYVIIGGGPTGVELAGSIAELSHNIIRKDFRNIDSGMTKVTLIEAGPRLLTAFSEKSSKFTKEKLENRGVEVLTNSPVLDITDTGVVLKDRTIESKTVIWAAGVEGSELAKNLPVNKDKANRIIVDEYCRTSEYPEVFVIGDAANYSTGLTRPLPGVSPVAMQQGRYVAKVIESTEKKKMISPFHYFDKGNMATIGRTDAVAEFGKIRLKGIFGWLGWLFVHLVYQVGFKNKVSTLLSWVWSYLTFRAGSRLIQEEMDELSIRS
- a CDS encoding ParB/RepB/Spo0J family partition protein produces the protein MSKKTEFQALDLISAYSEKKKNPSHLELSQIFPNPTQPRLIGREDTTDLLPSMERLGLIEPILVRKDKGKYLIVAGERRYRAAIKLGWKEIPAIITDANEDVCYEMSLAENEKRKNLNPWEVGKAIQFLRKEKRKTAEEVSELLGYSGRYVKQLSSIARLDQKSVMELMISGKPLSVKNLEELLKRKENRGGEMISPRIGPGRISINVGKLSGKVRDNFLKELTLLKKKYGINE
- a CDS encoding low molecular weight protein-tyrosine-phosphatase; translation: MKQKIKILFICLGNICRSPAAEGAFNNLVKSKNLTEFFEIDSCGTSGYHDGDLADPRTRKIAEKRGINLTHRSRKLNKKDLTYFDYLLVMDENNFQDVISLTNDLRIREKLFLFGQFRSDKGPPIVPDPYYKNETAFELVQDLVEDCSIGFLNFLGVEECLK
- a CDS encoding alpha/beta fold hydrolase, whose amino-acid sequence is MLPISIRTKFHTIEGVEWGNPQGIPILAFHGWLDNANSFAPLAKYFPNYRFISIDFPGHGKSSHKPENTVYYFAEYTLEVVSIAQALGLENFILMAHSMGAAVSTLVAGTNLLKIKKLVLIESLGPLTNLSESAPEILTEAIKQILHPRGKKETYFPDMESAVGVRMKAGDMKKESAEILMERGIEKTQNGFKPRRDLRLHYNSFFRYTEEQIESFCKRIDCPTLLILGDRSGFPIAEKYKNRKDAVKNIKEVILPGGHHLHMDSPEEVSAAIIDFLK
- a CDS encoding DUF58 domain-containing protein, which gives rise to MLLPELKRMLQVLQWETKKKFSSTRQGFLPMTERGRGLDFKEVRNYHFGDDIRYIDWNVTSRTGELYTKEYYEERDASIILFYDRSDSMCDSKKETAFQITLFLALFHIKLGNRILLVTFSDTCQSPGKWLKTEADVFTAFANIAKQSKGGGTNYSDANQYAFRLYPKFATCYWISDFVDFSNYLNTNKIIKIWEPIGIWIQDEIDTIQFPFWIKIFGRISQEKPNLRNKNTTYPNDLKAAKNFFGVNLIQINPNTKLSNQILPLFKIKRNG
- a CDS encoding ParA family protein, translated to MGKSDPILTEEEAGKFVGLNSEEFTAKASALKIPGWKSGEFRQSVLLKYFEPTDSDGFDSHVIAISNQKGGEGKTTISLYLAEALAENHKVLLVDWDPQANATQLFLKDDVPSVMDYLGYRGKKARNIEPAIKAIGENFDLLPSTLELANLTTPYERDDFELLKEAILPLRSRYEYIIIDCPPSLGLILENALICADYILVPIQTRAFSLQGIKDLYETIQKIQRKANQRLKLLGAVLNQYEGQKALAGLAEGVKKYFPVFETVIQRREAIPQAQAKMSLLAKIDLATMKNFRELAIEVKNKIDVQKN
- a CDS encoding LIC20035 family adhesin is translated as MKSKLLYLLITTLLIQCSGASIKDGSGDQEFELKLTKGKWIRTERFKNSGGIRAIGEVKAECGGTKCTDDQVTKFAPAKIKSLPKHGSWEEYIQFEQPGSTAENPKYKSTLDQVGEYVDGKKNGIWKKPDPDSPQKFLAETPWVDGKKEGVAKTFDKQGTVTSETTYVDDKKNGPYYRKNNKGEWVEQGSFKDNEEDGEWTYYFVGADGNGIKTKVSFSNGLKNGQEINYYKDGAAESQGSYSSDIRSGLWKMFGAKGNILAEGNYSKKENSENLDIKYERTGIWKEYYSDGKLFGTGPRKHTRTGEWKFYYKNGQVAYHGIMANESMLESARVYDNTGKILGDGKFFFSLVKIDEETQDLKLNYKPSIPYTYFYPSGKKRMVIRSTEDATEYSEEGKEIGKGPVEPQGRKMGCWTIGGKTEYYMIDKPMPKMTPSQCK
- a CDS encoding AAA family ATPase translates to MQINKEQITEISDQVKLLRSELSESISGMDHVIQSLFVGLVANGHILLEGMPGLAKTLVAKNLASIIDAKFSRVQFTPDLLPADLTGTNIFNPKTSSFEIRKGPVFTNVLLADEINRAPAKVQSALLQCMEERQVSIADETFDLEPPFFVIATQNPIDQEGTYPLPEAQLDRFLFKVIVTYPSMEDEVAILNQHGNLNSAKKKTKKVMKPKEIQKISEISNQVYVEPKLQAYIVNLTRNTRPQTTIDNELKTFIQRGVSPRASLAMLKVSRINALLEGRDFVIPEDIQRFFSEIVKHRLHLTIDAISEDISTDSIIKRILSVTEVP